The window AAGCGGTGAACGCGCTCTCCAGTTGGTTCCGTGTGCAATCCTTCCGCGAAGGCCGTATCAAGGCCGCTGAATTCAGCAAAGGAAATCTCGTGAAGGATGAAAAAGAAAAGGCCAGCGATGAAAAAAACGGCACCCTCATTTCATTTCATCCGGACGAAAGCATCTTTAGTAATTTCCGCTACAACAGAGATTACGTGGAAAGTATGCTCTGGAATTATGTGTTCCTGAACAAAGGACTTGTCATTCGTTTTAATGATAAAGAATTTTTCTCCGAAAACGGATTGAAGGATCTGCTCGAAAGAAATCTCAGCGATGAAATTTTGTACCCGATCGTTCACCTGAGAGGCGACGATATCGAAATCGCGTTTACACATACGACTTCCTATGGCGAGGAATATTATTCCTTCGTGAACGGACAGCATACTACTCAAGGCGGTACACACCAGGCTGCCTTTCGTGAAGCAATTGTAAAAACCATCCGTGAATTTTATAAAAAAGAATTTGATGCTTCGGATGTACGGACTTCTATTCTCGCCGCTATCAGCGTGCGAGTTCAGGAGCCGGTGTTCGAATCGCAAACCAAAACAAAACTTGGTTCACAGTTCCGTGAGCCCAATGGTTTGGCAATTCGTACCTGGATCAATGATTTTGTAAAAACAGAACTCGACAATTACCTGCACAAATATCCTGAAACGGCGAAAGCTCTGGAGCATAAAATCCAGCAGAGCGAACGTGAACGTAAAGAGATCGCGGGAATTAAAAAGTTGGCGAACGAAAGAGCGAAAAAAGCAAACCTGCACAACAAAAAGCTCCGTGATTGTCGTGTGCATTTGAATACCAAACACATCGACCGTCAGGAATCAACGATTTTCATTACAGAGGGAGATTCCGCGAGCGGATCCATTACAAAAGCGAGAGATGTAAATACTCAGGCTGTTTTCAGTCTTAAGGGTAAGCCTCTCAACTGCTATGGAATGACAAAGAAGGTTGTGTACGAAAACGAAGAATTCAACCTGCTTCAGAATGCTTTGAATATCGAAGACGGACTGGAAGAGTTGCGTTACAACAAAATCGTTTTCGCGACCGATGCCGATGTGGATGGTATGCACATTCGTTTGCTGCTGATGACTTTCTTCCTGCAGTTCTTCCCTGAGCTGATCAAGAACGGACACGTTTACATTCTGCAAACTCCATTGTTCCGTGTCAGAAATAAAAAGGAAACAATCTATTGCTACAACGATCCTGAGCGCCAGCGCGCCATCCATAAACTCGGACCAAAACCGGAGATCACTCGTTTCAAAGGATTGGGAGAAATTTCTCCGGATGAATTTTCTCATTTCATCGGAAAGAAAATTCGTCTGGAGCCTGTATTGCTGAGCCAGGAAGAAACCATTCATCACCTGCTGGATTATTACATGGGCAAAAACACCCCCGACCGCCAGGAATTCATTATCTCCAAACTCAGAGTGGAGAAGGATGTGGTGAAGGAAGAGATGATGGAGAATTGAGGATTGATGATTGAGGATTGAAGATTGAAGATTGAGGATTGAAGATTGAGGATTGAAGATTGAGGATTGATGATTGTTGATTGATGATTGAACATTGGTTAGACTTAAAAACTCATAACTCATAATTCATAATTCATCACTAGTGTCCGATTAAGATACGAATAAGTTCTTTGAAATTATTGATTGACAAGGGTTACAGACGATTTTAGGTTGGTGACGATTTGAAATCATTTCATAGCTTTTCTTCAAAAATGCTATGAATAAGGGCAAATACGTCTTCGCACAAGTAGCTGAATACCTTCCTGCAAGGTTGTTTGATAAATATGTTGCAAGATTTGATGGGAATAAGAAGGTCAGACATTTTACTTGTTGGAATCAAATGATGGCGATGATGTTTGGCCAACTCTCCAATCGTGATAGTTTACGTGATTTACTCGTTTGCATTGAAGCGCACTCATCAAAATTCTATCATCTTGGTTTTGGCAAAAATGTTTCACGATCAAATCTTGCGAATGCAAATGAGAAGCGTGACTATAGAATCTATGAGCATTTTGCTTATGAGATGATTGGCATAGCGCGATCATGTTGTCAGAACGACGGAGATTTTCATCTTAGCATTGAAGATAATGTCTATGCATTTGATGCAACCGTCATTGATCTGTGTCTAAATATATTTTGGTGGGCTACATTTAGAAAAACCAAGGGGGCGGTGAAAATCCATACGCTCTATGACATTAAGACTTCAATACCATCATTTGTTTACATAACTCCAGGTGATACTCATGAAGTCAAAGGACTGGATGTCTTAGAGTATGAAGCCGGAGCATATTATATACTGGATCGCGGATATCTCGATTTTAAAAGACTGTATTATATTCATCAACAACAGGCATTTTTTATTACACGAGCTAAACACAATAGCGATCTCACTCGAATTTACTCTTCAAAAGTGAACAAGAAATCCGGAGTACGGAGTGACCAGATTGTTAAACCTGCTAACTTCTATCCACAACGAGATTATCCGGAAAAATTACGAAGGATAAAATTTTATGATGAAGAACAAAGTCGCACTTTGATATTCCTCACAAATAACTTTACCCTGAAAGCCATTGATATTGCAGCACTATACAAGTACAGATGGAAAATCGAATTATTCTTCAAATGGATTAAGCAGCATTTAAAAATTAAATCCTTTTGGGGGACTTCAGCAAATGCCGTGAAGACACAAATCTATATTGCCATCATCACTTATACCTTGATTGCAATTATCAGAAGTCGACTTAAGCTAAATCGTAGCAATTACGAAATTCTACAGATTTTAGGGGTCTCACTTTTAGATAAAACCCAGTTAAATCAACTACTTGCAGACCCTGTCAATCAAAATGTCAAAGAACAAATTTATAACCAATTGGAACTTAGCTTAATCTAATCGGACACTAGTGATAATTCATAATTCATAATTCATAACTCATAACTCAACCCGGAATTGATTTTAAAAAGATTATAGTATCATAATAAAATGGCAAAAAAGAAAAAGGAAGAACTTCCCAAGGAGCAGCCGGAAGAGCAGGTAGAACATACCGAAGCTGTCGTCGTGCCCCATGTGAATGGTATGTATGAGAACTGGTTTTTGGATTACGCTTCCTATGTAATCCTGGAACGCGCGGTTCCACATATCAATGATGGATTAAAACCTGTACAGCGTCGCATCCTGCATTCGATGTGGGAAATGGAAGACGGTCGCTACAATAAAGTGGCGAACGTAATCGGACATTCGATGAAGTATCACCCGCACGGTGACGCTTCCATTGGAGATGCGATGGTGCAGCTGGGTCAGAAAGACCTGCTCATCGACATGCAGGGAAACTGGGGAAATATCTATACGGGTGACAGCGCGGCTGCCGCACGTTATATCGAAGCCAGACTTTCAAAATTCGCATTGGAAGTTGTCTTCAATGAAAAAACCACCGACTGGCAACTCAGTTACGACGGACGTAACCGCGAACCGATCACCTTGCCGGTGAAATTTCCTTTGCTGCTGGCACAGGGAGTAGAAGGTATCGCCGTTGGTCTGGCATGTAAAATTCTCCCTCACAATTTTATTGAACTCATCGAAGGTTCTATCGATATTCTTCGCGGTAAGAAAGTCAGCATCCTGCCGGATTTCCCGACAGGAGGTATCGCTGATTTCAGCAAATACAACGATGGTCTACGTGGTGGAAGAATCCGGATCCGTGCAAAAATTGAAAAGAAAGACCGCAAGACATTAGTCATCCGTGAGATTCCTTTTGGAACAAATACGTCCAGTCTCATCGATACTATTCTTACCGCGAACGATAAAGGAAAAATCAAAATCAAGAAAGTCGAAGACAACACTGCCGCGGAAGTGGAAATCATGATCCACCTGCACAGCGATTCTTACGAAGATCTTGATAAAACGATTGACGCACTTTACGCGTTCACTGATTGTGAAGTCAGCATATCTCCCAACTCCTGTGTGATCGTGGAAGACAAGCCACGTTTCATGAGCGTGAACGATATCCTGAAATACAATACCGAGCAGACCATGAGTTTGCTGAAAAAGGAACTCGAAATCCGTAAATCGGAACTGGAAGAAGAATGGCATTTCAGTTCACTGGTGAAAATCTTCATTGAAAAACGAATCTACCGGAACATTGAAGAATGTACGACCTGGGAAAGTGTGATTGAAGCCATCGATCTCGGTTTGAAACCCTACAAGAAACGTTTTAAACGCGAAATCACCCGCGACGATATTGTTTCCCTCACAGAAATCAAAATCAAACGTATTTCAAAATACGATGTAAAGGAACAGGACGAGAAAATCCGCGGTCTGGAAGAGCAACTGAAAGAAGTGGAACACCACCTGGCGCATTTGCGTCAGTACGCGATCAGTTGGTACAAAGAACTGCTGCGTAAATACAGCAAAGGCCGCGAACGTAAAACAGAAATTTCTTCTTTCGAACAGGTGGTTGCATCCGAAGTAATCATCAATAACCAAAAGCTCTATGTAAACCGTGAAGACGGTTTCGCGGGTTATGGTTTGAAGAAAGACGAATTCGTTACCGAATGTTCCGAACTGGATGAAATCATCGTCTTCCGTGGCGATGGAACCATGATCGTCACCAAGGTCGATGAAAAAAAATATGTCGGGAAAGATGTCCGCCACATCGCCGTGTTCCGTAAAACGGAACCGGAACCGGTATACAACCTCATCTACCAGGATGGAAGAGGGGGAAGTGTAATGGTGAAGCGCTTCACTGTTGGCGGAACTACACGGGATAAGGACTACGTCCTCACCAAAGGCTCGGAAGGATCCAAAATCCTTTGGCTGTCATTCGGAACACCGGAAGAAGCTCCGGTTGTTCGTGTGATGCTCCGGCCGAAACCCAAACTGCGGATTACGCAGATTGATGTCAACTTTGCCGACTACGAAGTGAAGGGCAGAAGCACGATCGGAAATATTCTCACGAAAAATTCCGCCAGCAAGGTGATCAAATTATCGGATGCGAAACCTTCACCGAAGGCTGAGCAGATGAAAATTGATGCTCCTGTGAAAGCCACTGCACCGGCTGCGCCCGTCAAAAAACAGGCACCACCGCCACCGCCTGCGCCTGCAGCGAAGAAGCCATTTCCGGGTAAAACTTCAGGAGGATCATCCGGAAAAAAGTCCCAACCACTCAAGGAAGAAGCGGCGGTAACCGTGGAGTGGGACCTGACCGCAAACGAAAAGATAACAAACGACCGAAACCGGATACTAAGCGATCTGGAAAAAAAGTCAAAGGAAAAAAATAGCTCACAGACGGAATTGTTCTGATTCTTTCTCTCAGCTAAAATCACATGAAATCAGGTTCTTTGCCTTTCTGAAGGGTCAGGCAAAGAACTTTTTCATTTGCAGAGAACACAGCGCATGAAATGTTAAGAGGTGCCCTCTGATTATCAAAACAAAGGATTCAATTTTTCTTCATGATTTTCGTTTATCTTCACATTCAATGAAAAAACTGATTCTGTTTCTGTTCCTTTTTACAGCCTTTCTAAAGGCTCAGGCCGCATTCATCCTTATTCCGATGGATGAAACCCAGAAGAACCATCTCAAAGCCTATGGCATCGCATATTATGCCTTGCAGAACACGGTGGATGTGCAATGGTTGCTCAATTACAAAGGAGGAAGTTTCCTGCTGAGTGACATTACCAAACTCGAACAGGAGTGTACCATTCGTGGTGTTTCATTCCAGGTGATCGCGGATGTGCAGGCTGCTGCCATACTCCGTGAAATCGCTGATCCGGAAGTGAACATGGAAGTGATGAAGCTTGAAAAAGCTCCAAAGATCGCGGTGTATTCACCGAAAAATAAAATGCCATGGGATGATGCCGTGACCATGGTGCTTACTTACGCGGAAATTCCTTACGATATTGTTTACGACGAAGAAGTATTGAATCAGAAACTTCCATTGTACGACTGGCTGCATTTGCACCACGAGGATTTTACAGGGCAGTACGGGCGGTTTTACTCTGCATACCGAAATGCTCCCTGGTACCAGGAAGACGTGAGATTGCAGGAAGCCATGGCAAAGAAAACCGGTTATGGAAAAGTATCGCTCATGAAACTGGCTGTCGCGCAAAAGATCCGTGACTTTGTAGTTGGTGGCGGTTATCTTTTTGCGATGTGTTCCGCGACCGACAGCTATGACATCGCGCTTTCCGCGGAAGGGGTGGATATCTGTGAATCCATGTTTGACGGAGATCCTGCCGATCCGGCAATGAATACCAAAATTGATTATGCCAAAGGTTTCGCGTTTCGTGGATACAAACTGAGTACAAATCCTTACGAATACGAATTCAGTGAAA of the Bacteroidota bacterium genome contains:
- a CDS encoding type IIA DNA topoisomerase subunit B, with translation MAEKKTVDHGYTEDSIRSLDWKEHIRTRPGMYIGKLGDGSSKDDGIYVLLKEVVDNCIDEHVMGYGKVIDIQIKDGRVDIRDFGRGIPLGKVVECVSKINTGGKYDSKAFQKSVGLNGVGTKAVNALSSWFRVQSFREGRIKAAEFSKGNLVKDEKEKASDEKNGTLISFHPDESIFSNFRYNRDYVESMLWNYVFLNKGLVIRFNDKEFFSENGLKDLLERNLSDEILYPIVHLRGDDIEIAFTHTTSYGEEYYSFVNGQHTTQGGTHQAAFREAIVKTIREFYKKEFDASDVRTSILAAISVRVQEPVFESQTKTKLGSQFREPNGLAIRTWINDFVKTELDNYLHKYPETAKALEHKIQQSERERKEIAGIKKLANERAKKANLHNKKLRDCRVHLNTKHIDRQESTIFITEGDSASGSITKARDVNTQAVFSLKGKPLNCYGMTKKVVYENEEFNLLQNALNIEDGLEELRYNKIVFATDADVDGMHIRLLLMTFFLQFFPELIKNGHVYILQTPLFRVRNKKETIYCYNDPERQRAIHKLGPKPEITRFKGLGEISPDEFSHFIGKKIRLEPVLLSQEETIHHLLDYYMGKNTPDRQEFIISKLRVEKDVVKEEMMEN
- a CDS encoding IS4 family transposase, translating into MNKGKYVFAQVAEYLPARLFDKYVARFDGNKKVRHFTCWNQMMAMMFGQLSNRDSLRDLLVCIEAHSSKFYHLGFGKNVSRSNLANANEKRDYRIYEHFAYEMIGIARSCCQNDGDFHLSIEDNVYAFDATVIDLCLNIFWWATFRKTKGAVKIHTLYDIKTSIPSFVYITPGDTHEVKGLDVLEYEAGAYYILDRGYLDFKRLYYIHQQQAFFITRAKHNSDLTRIYSSKVNKKSGVRSDQIVKPANFYPQRDYPEKLRRIKFYDEEQSRTLIFLTNNFTLKAIDIAALYKYRWKIELFFKWIKQHLKIKSFWGTSANAVKTQIYIAIITYTLIAIIRSRLKLNRSNYEILQILGVSLLDKTQLNQLLADPVNQNVKEQIYNQLELSLI
- a CDS encoding asparagine synthetase B, coding for MKKLILFLFLFTAFLKAQAAFILIPMDETQKNHLKAYGIAYYALQNTVDVQWLLNYKGGSFLLSDITKLEQECTIRGVSFQVIADVQAAAILREIADPEVNMEVMKLEKAPKIAVYSPKNKMPWDDAVTMVLTYAEIPYDIVYDEEVLNQKLPLYDWLHLHHEDFTGQYGRFYSAYRNAPWYQEDVRLQEAMAKKTGYGKVSLMKLAVAQKIRDFVVGGGYLFAMCSATDSYDIALSAEGVDICESMFDGDPADPAMNTKIDYAKGFAFRGYKLSTNPYEYEFSEIDNQPPARNLPRTEDFFTLFDFSAKWDPVPTMLCQDHEQVIKGFMGQTTAFKKKFIKPEVLIMGETKVQDEARYIHGEYGKGTWTFYGGHDPEDYQHQVGDPPTDLSLHPNSPGYRLILNNVLFPAAKKKKQKT
- a CDS encoding DNA gyrase/topoisomerase IV subunit A, which translates into the protein MAKKKKEELPKEQPEEQVEHTEAVVVPHVNGMYENWFLDYASYVILERAVPHINDGLKPVQRRILHSMWEMEDGRYNKVANVIGHSMKYHPHGDASIGDAMVQLGQKDLLIDMQGNWGNIYTGDSAAAARYIEARLSKFALEVVFNEKTTDWQLSYDGRNREPITLPVKFPLLLAQGVEGIAVGLACKILPHNFIELIEGSIDILRGKKVSILPDFPTGGIADFSKYNDGLRGGRIRIRAKIEKKDRKTLVIREIPFGTNTSSLIDTILTANDKGKIKIKKVEDNTAAEVEIMIHLHSDSYEDLDKTIDALYAFTDCEVSISPNSCVIVEDKPRFMSVNDILKYNTEQTMSLLKKELEIRKSELEEEWHFSSLVKIFIEKRIYRNIEECTTWESVIEAIDLGLKPYKKRFKREITRDDIVSLTEIKIKRISKYDVKEQDEKIRGLEEQLKEVEHHLAHLRQYAISWYKELLRKYSKGRERKTEISSFEQVVASEVIINNQKLYVNREDGFAGYGLKKDEFVTECSELDEIIVFRGDGTMIVTKVDEKKYVGKDVRHIAVFRKTEPEPVYNLIYQDGRGGSVMVKRFTVGGTTRDKDYVLTKGSEGSKILWLSFGTPEEAPVVRVMLRPKPKLRITQIDVNFADYEVKGRSTIGNILTKNSASKVIKLSDAKPSPKAEQMKIDAPVKATAPAAPVKKQAPPPPPAPAAKKPFPGKTSGGSSGKKSQPLKEEAAVTVEWDLTANEKITNDRNRILSDLEKKSKEKNSSQTELF